Part of the Ochotona princeps isolate mOchPri1 chromosome 15, mOchPri1.hap1, whole genome shotgun sequence genome, AATTCTGGTGCTAATGGGTTCAAAGGTGATTGTTCGGGTTCCTTAGGAACCGCCCCTCTTTCGTTTACGGGGCTGAGGGGATGCCCCCCTCCTCGTTTTTtggcttttccttctcagttagAGGAGTTCCATCCTTATGgaacttggacctgcattcatttttccAATGCCGGCCTTTTCTACACCTAGGGCATAATCCTCTTGGGATGCCCTTGCCACCCATTGGGTTTGAccccttttttatttctatgtgggGGCAATGTTTACTTATATGACCTGTTTGTCCACATGCAAAACAGGTGACCCCCCCTTTTTGggggcctttttctttctttaaattctgaaTATATGCGCCGAAATTCTCTCTCTTCATAGCTGCAGCATATGCCATTCCTTGAATGGCTGCTGGTGAGGCATCTATACATACTTTCCTGGACACCTTACTCCCTCCTTTGAGCATGTGTCCCAAGACTGACAAGAACAACTCTTTGCTCCTGGATTGTGAATGCCTCATGGTGCTTTACCTTCTCGTCTTCTAAACCTGATGATCCTTTATCAGGGAGCCTGCAGCGCTCTGACGAGGTCCTATCCTTGCCTGAAAATaataagaagtaaaagaaaagaagaaagcttacCGTCCCGATGAATTTTCAAGTCCCCGTTCGGGCGCCACCtgcgacggaccggctcggccgggagcaatcagtccgacgggaacaggaccccgggaacggtgggcaaggattcggcgagtgacaaacagacacgacaactcaaggcagttgtatctgagtgcattttgtaaaagcaaggcatcagcttatatacaatagattattgcaaagggacattttcttgcttattcatgtggttacatttctacaaacaattattccagggaggtaagcaggtctgacgaaaaaagattgttctctaatagcctggtgacagactgcagttgctatttcttgtggacacagtttggcaccagctacagttttaatcattaagcgattagctctcattgtgttttgtgccttacattggttttaatattaacttatctatttttcttagcttttcttcctgtatggcttcttaagttatagatttctattataattttctttttaggaattctcaaaaatagtcctaggtaggtttactaaagctagtgacttaatggtttttattctatactgcttgccatccttgtccagtctcctgtcagaaggcttcatagaactataaaggaacattgagcctttgccgcacataaacaatattattccagccataaagataagagcaaagagagtacagccaggaatgccaagaccaccagagatgcagccgaatccaggaggcatccttccttgaagcttccgcctcggcctggcgatttctcacgcaggctccactggaggtggcgtgacagggatcccatatgggtaccagttctaatcccagcagctccacttaccatccagctccctgcttgtggcctgggaaaacagtctaggatggcctaaagccttgggatcctgcacccgcgcaggagacccggtagaagctcctggttcctggcttcggattggcttatctctggctgttgcagctgcttgggaagtgaaccattggatggaaggtcttcctctctgtctctccttctctctgtatatctgactttccaataaaaataaagaaatcttttaaaaaataaaaaataaatcttaaaaaaaagtgaatgaagcagaagaaagaatctcagaattggaagatatttcctgtcaccaggaggaaacaaacaaaaaagctggaagcagagctgggtcaagctaaaaaaaggtattcaaaaatggaaagacgggcctggcggtgtggcctagtggctaaagtccttgccttgaacgcgctgggatcccatatgggcactagttctaatccccagcagctccacttcctatccagctccctgcttatgtcctgggaaagcagtcgatgacagcccaaagccttgggaccctgcacccgtgtgggagacccggaggaggctccaggaggctttggatcggctcagctctgtctattgagctacttgagaagtgaaccagctgatggaagatctttctcacactctctccttcactctataaacctgactttccaatacaaatgaaaaaaaaaaataaaaaagatgatgaatttgaaaaaaaaatcttatttgaaaaaaagcgGAGCATTTTGGATTCAACACAGGCACGCTGACTTACCCCTTTGCAGGGCCATGGCCCTCCTTCCCTTTACCTATCCCAGCACTCCATCTGATGTAGGATTAAGCCAGCTggggccagcgccatggctcaactggctaatcttctgccttcaagctctgacatcccacatgggtgctggttcacgtcccagctgctccacttcctgtctaactccctgtttgtggtctggaaaaggaatggaggacagcccaaaaccttggaacctgtACCGACTtgggagacaaggatgaagctcctggcgttgattgactcagctctggccattgtggccatttgggagtgaaccaagagacagaagatctttctctctgtctctcctttccaacaaatatacatgtttaaaagaaataaatctgcagttcagacaaaaataataaatatttctctaaaaaagaaagagattaagGCATCTTCATGTACATTGAAGCTGGCCCACATGGAAAATTTGCCTGTTTATTCTCTGGTCCTGAGTTTTCCAAAGATCAGATAAACAGTTTAGTGTCTCCCTGGTGGCCCAAACTTTAGTATGCACAACTCCCTTTTGATTTGCAGGTTTCTTGGGGCCTAGTACAGACGCTCAATCCAAAACAATGGCGTTCTATAGCTTGTATTTAACACCACTAAAGCAGATCACCGATCTGCATCCGACGTCCTGCGCAGGCCCAGATCATGTCCTCCTTAGGTACCtggctgtgctgtccactgcacaggcattagcAATCAAAGAGGCCCAGTGCCGACACATGCATTcctaatccttttttaaaaaaggttttgtaattattcgaaagtcagatttccattgctctgactgggctgcagctccccctgcgAGAGTGTGttgagcagggcagggctgggccacagcacccactggtttgctgaggatggagggcacaACAAGCTgaccaactaccccagtgaaacttgacagccaATCTCTGGGCCAAAGGAGACTCAGAGGCGGACTATCACAGCCCGTGGACCTCAAAAAGATCCCCACATCTGTGGAGCGCCGAtaccagcagcatctcagaactatggaaAACACACAAGCAGAACCCTCGGAAAAGGCTCCAGAGAGGGGGCCcagggatgacattgggtggcagttccccagcCCCTGAGGAATGCGGCACTTGGGAGGCTGGGCGCGGTTTTTCCTCTGTATTCCCCTCTCCCCCAattacaggaagaagaagaaaatgtgtaaacagggGTCTCACCCACTACCCCGAtgctcgacccttcccaccctgatcaactatgtaaaaaaaaaaaaaaaagatttagagagaaaagtcCCCACcaatgccagaactgagccgatccgaagccaggagccaggagcttctctgggtctcccacgtgggtgcaggtcacaaacagggatctggatgggaagtgaagcaacaggcATCCGAACTGGAGTCTAGATGAGATCCCGGCACAGGCAGcgcaaggatttagccagaaGGCTAAACGAGCCGGGCCTGCATTCcaattcttaaataaataaacaataaaagaataaaaaaaaaagatacgcaGGGCAAAGGGACTGACCTGCCCCCTCGGCAGGGTCAGTGGGTTGGGCCAGACTCGAGTCCCGCCCCCCATCAGCCTCACCTCGCCCCGCCCCGCAGGGCTCTGCCCCGCCCCTTCCCCGCCCTCTAGCCTCCTGGCCCAATCAGGCTCTCCGGTCGGCGCCGGCCGCGCCCTGCCACGCCCCCTCACCGCCCTGGGCACGCCCTCGTGCGTGCGGCGCTATAAGGTCCGACTTGGGCGAGAATCCGCCCAGCGCTCGGAGCTGCAGCCATGGCGGTCCCCGCGGAGGGCGCCCGCAGGAGGGAGCGCATCCTCTGCCTGTTTGACGTGGACGGGACCCTCACGCCGGCTCGCCAGGTAAGGCCCGGACGGCCGCTACCTCCCTTCGTGACACTCGGAGGCCGAGCGTGCGGCCTCCGCGCGGTGACCGCGGACAGCCCGGGAACTGCGTGTGGGATGCGCGCGAGCGGGGGCCGCCCACCCGGCTGACCGGGTCCTGTCTCCCCGGAGCGCCTGCCCGGGAGCTGTGGGGCAGGAGGCCGGCCAGCTCCTCCTCTCCGCCAGAGGCTCCTCCACGGCGAGGCCTGGCTGGCCAGCCGGCGCCGGTTCCACCCCACTGGAGCCGTGGGGACGCGCCtgtggaagaggttcccggcacGACTCGGTGCGCGCCCAGGCCTGGAGTCGCCATCTGGTGGACACCAGCGTGTCTCAGCCCTACCTCGGCTTGGGCTTGGGGCGAGTTCACCCACTTCACCTTCTACCCCTCAGTTGGCAGGGGAGACACCCAGGCAGGACCGCTTTGCTAATGAGTTTAAATGCCTCGACCACTTGGAAGTGAGAAGCCCACGGCCTCTGGTGATGGTGAGGTCACCGGAGCACGGTGGTCCAACCTCCACCCCAACACTCAATGTCTTCgctttttaattattggaaaatcagatttgccgagaaggaaacacaaagatATTCTACGCACCGGCTTACTCTCCAAGTGcctaggaacttcctctgggcctcccacgcgggtgcagggtcccaaggccttgaaccattatctatttctttcccaggccccaagcagggagctggaaaggaagtggagcagctgggacatgaaccgatgccaaTATGGGCCAAGACTAGCTCagaacttttcaaaaattataatgttttgaaaggttgatttatttttattggaaagtcagatatacagaggaggagagacaggaagatctgtccactggttcactccccaagtggctgcaatagctggagctgcgccaatctgaagccaggagccaggagcctcttctgggtctcctgcgcagatgcagggtcccaaggctttgggtcatcctcgactgctttcccaggccacaagcagggagctggatgggaagcaagactgctgggacagaaaccgggtctccctcgtgggatCTCGGTatctcagtgcgtgcaaggcgaggagtttagtcCCCTACGGACcccaacccatatgggatggcagtgcttgcaggtagaggatgaaGCTGCTAAGCCGTTTCACTAGCCCCAGCAACCTGCTTGAATCAATATTAGCAGGTCTTGGAACCCCAGGACCCCCGGTGGTTGGAGGGAGAAAATTGTCTTAATCTGTGTACCTGTAGGCGTGTTTGTTGTTTCCCGATGGTTCTTTTAAAACACGCCGGGGAACTTGCCCCTGTACCTGGGCACTGCACGTATGCCTGCACCAGCCGGCGTtcggccaggagctccatccagctctcccacggcACCAGGGCCGTCTTTCActgttcccagacacattagcaggacactagaCTGAAGGCAGGGTGTCAGTAAaggaactccaatatgggatgggacgtccaggcagcagctgaaccCACTGCCCTGCGACCGTCACGCCACACTGGAGCAGATATCAAAATGTATGAAAACCTGGAGTTGAgcttaccctttttttttttttcttggtggggagtaaattttctatttttaatatataattattttacttttgctGATGTTTCTATAGTTGCCCATTGAACCACTGGTTAGGGTGGAAAGGGACAAGgaatggaggaaagtggatgagacagccGCTTCTGttttttgatgttgttgttgttttgtttttcttcctgcatctgcagaaaggagggagagaggggagagggcccTCCCCGCAGCCTAACCGCATCAGTGCCCAGGGATGTGGGATGGCCactcgatgtcatcccagggtccccgctgtggaacatgttccaagggtactgttgagtggttttgatagttctgagaaagaCAAGGCTGTATAGTGGAGGTCAGCCTGTACTGGAGGGGCCGGAGCCGGAGCTGAAACCAAAGCGTGTCTGATTTGCAGCTCTGAACCTTGTTTGCCTCCGATCCGAGGAGAAAGTGGGCACCCTGGGCTCTGCACGCTCTCAGAGGGCTGAGGTCAGCTGGAACCctctgtctcccccacccccaacctgtaGAAAATCGACCCCGAGGTGGCCGCCTTCCTCCAGAAGCTGCGGAGCCGGGTACAGATTGGCGTGGTGGGTGGCTCCGACTACTCCAAGATCGCTGAGCAGCTGGGTGACGGGGATGAAGGTAGGAGGAGCTGGAGCCCGCTCCAGCAGCACTGCTCAAGGCTCTTGTAGGGCAGAGGATGCGAGGAAGGGGTTAGGGGACAGCCAGAGGACTCCTGCCACAAGCCAGCTTTCAGGGAGCACCTCCCGCCCACTCCTgagcactgtgctgggctctagaGAAGGTACCACGGGgtccactcccaccacctccatgGCTTTGGCAGTAAGCTGTCACCTACTGTGAATCACACACACATTAACTGCTTGTTTTTACTCCTTCCAGTCCCACGGTCCACTACCCCATTGAGTGGGTAGTCACATGGCACCGAGAGCCCCTCTCCGGCTCTTTCAAAGCCAGTGCCTTCAGTTCCTCAAACCAGAAACTTTCTTGATTTCCCCTTTTCCCTACCGCCTCATTCATGCCCAGCGAGTCCCCACATGGCTCAGTCTCTATGTTCCCCAGCCCCACCATGGCCAGGTGACCACCTGCTGCAGCCCCCTGGTAGAGCGCCCTCCGTCCACTTCCCTCTCTGCCCACCCAAGTGGCTCCTGGCAGCTAGGGTGGAAGACTCCGCCTTCCTGGAGCAGGAGCACAAAATGTTGGAAACTGTGGAAGGGAAACCTGTGTTCCCCAGGGGCAGAGAGCAGAGGTGCCACCTGCTGGGCGTCCAAGGAAGGACCTGGATCCCGATGGTgcgttgggggtggggagggcccaGGGAAGGGGGTTCCGGGCTCAGGGATCTCCAGGAGCAGAGCCCTGGAGGTGTGACTGACTTGTTTGGAAGAAAACAAAGTTGCAGATGGAGAGCAGGCTGCAGATGCAGGCTTGGGATGGAACAAGTGGGCTTTGAATGTGGAACAAACCAAGGAGTGTGGGCTTCTCCGCCCCTCCCGGTGGCCCCGGGCTCACAGTGGAACCTGCTCTTCTCCGCTTCCTTTCTCTGCTGTGATCCCCGAAGTGATCCAGAAGTTCGATTACGTGTTTGCTGAGAATGGGACAGTGCAGTATAAACACGGGCGGTTACTCTCCAAGCAGGTCAGTGGCCCCTGGGGGCTTAGCCAGGGAGCCTAGTCATGGCACCTACTGGGCTGGGATGCGCAGGCTGGGGCTGGTGGATATCCCAAGCTACACCCAGCCCTGTTTCCTTTATGTAGACCATCCAGAACCACCTGGGGGAGGAGCTGCTGCAAGACTTGATCAACTTCTGCCTCAGCTACATGGCCCTGCTCAGACTGCCCAAGAAGCGGTGAGGTCCCTCCCAGCACGGACTCTAGGACCTCGGGGTGGAAGGAGGCGGCAGGAACCAGCGTGGGGGCATGGTGCCGAGGCTCACATGGAAcccctgtgggtgggtgggtgggtgggttagGTTCTTGCCTCTTGGAAGGCTATAGGCTGCTGTGGGGCTGGACTTGAATTCTCCATCCCCCGCCTCCTCCACCACCAGCGGCACATTCATCGAGTTCCGGAATGGCATGCTGAACATCTCGCCCATCGGTCGCAGCTGCACCCTGGAGGAGCGCATCGAGTTCTCTGAACTGGATAAGGTGCCATGTGTGACCTCGGTCACTCTGCCATGCTGAGCCTTTGCTTTTCACTAGTGAGATGCAGTGGGgccggtgggggagggggcaacaCCCTTCAGGGCATCATCCCATGCTGTTGTCACAGGCCACATCCCCATCTTGGTGCCACTGAGGGACAGGAAGTGCCACCTTGGAGGAGCCGGGAGTCCTCTCCCTGTGGCTCCCCATTGCCAGCTGCACAGCAGCCCAGCCCCCTCCCGTGGTATACCCAGCCCTGATGGggctgcctggctctggcctctgtCGGCCCCCTCCCTGTGCTCCCCGcattcctcttcctttccctggaCTCACCAAGGCCCTCTCACTTTTGACGCACACGCAGCTTGTCACCGCTGCTGTCGGGTCCCCCATCGGAGCACGTTGGTCCGTCTACACTCTTTCTCATGGCCCCATCTGTGCTATTCTCTGGACCGTTGGCCGTTCccccttctgcctgcccaggcAGTGGCCTGCTTGCTGGGTCTAGACAGAACCGGCAGCCTACTGCTCGTAGCTGGACCCTCCATGCATGGCACACTTCTCCTTTCAAGCCTGCTCTGGCATCACCTTCTTCGTGGGCCCTTCTGCCCTCCACATTAGTTGTTGCTCCCCTCATTTCTGCTcctctccccaagtagccatcACCACCTTCAGAGACACtgaatcatttctatttttatatgtgaaaggtagaaagacagatctcccatctactcattcactcccctcatgtcttcaacagccagggtttgggccaagccaaagctcggagcttggaactcagtccgggtctcccatgtcaatgacagggacccaaagactctCACCTGCTCCCTGGGGTGTGCATTCACAGAAAACCAGATTCTAGAATCTGAAGTAGAACAAGGTTACAACTGGAGGCATTCTGCTATGGGACGGGGACACCCGAGTGGCATCtcaaagtcagggttacagagagaggaggaggagggagggacttagagagccaggaatttcattcaagtctcccacatgggtggcaggtgtccaagcacttggatcttcctccactgctttccccaggccactagcagggagctgggttggaagtagaacatctgggactcgaagctgtgctcctatgggatgctggtgctgaacCTGCTAGGCCATGGGGTTGGCCCCTCTTTCTGAGTCTTAGTTATTGACTCTCCCCGCAAGGCGGTCAGCGACAGCAGGGCAGGGATTGATGAGCGCTGTGTGCTGTGACTTGCTGGCTGCAGGATGCCCTGAGCCTCACACAGCACCTGCTCAGGGCATGCTTTCCGGAGGAAGGTCAGCGGCTGCTCCCTGGTGTATGGGGAAAATGAGCGAGGTCAAGGTTTCATTCTAACATTCCCTCTCTGATGTctccctggggggagggggaaggactAAACCCCAGTAGTACCACCACTCCCACCCTGTGCCCAGGCTGGGTAGACAGTGACCACAGGCATGGGGACATCTCTTGTTGGGGTGGTTAAAGTTGACCTCtgctgtggctggcattgtggtgcaagggGTTCAGCTACCACTTACAACGCAGGCACTCCGTACGAGCAGCTGTTCCAGTTTGGCTCCTTGCTaactcctgggaaggcaggagcccctggCACCCCCATGGGAGTTCAACTCCTGAcattggcccggcccagcccagcatggcagtCTTTTCgtgtttctccctgtttctctgtaactctgcctttcaaataaacaagtcacCCTTCACCAAGAGCCCGTCCCCTGGGGAGCAGTGACTCCTCAGGCCTCGGACACCTCTGCTGGGAGGCAGGACCCACCCACCTGCTGGAGATGCCAGGCCAAGCTCACACCCAACCTGTGCTGTTCCACAAGAGGGAACCCTCCACGACTTCATCCAGGAGATGGATTCTGAGCGGTCAGGTGCAGGTTTGCCTGGGATCAGTGCTAcaaagcacagcagcctagcctgCAGCCCAAGTGG contains:
- the PMM1 gene encoding phosphomannomutase 1, coding for MAVPAEGARRRERILCLFDVDGTLTPARQKIDPEVAAFLQKLRSRVQIGVVGGSDYSKIAEQLGDGDEVIQKFDYVFAENGTVQYKHGRLLSKQTIQNHLGEELLQDLINFCLSYMALLRLPKKRGTFIEFRNGMLNISPIGRSCTLEERIEFSELDKKERIREKFVEALKTEFAGKGLRFSRGGMISFDIFPEGWDKRCCLDSLDQDTFDTIHFFGNETSPGGNDFEIYADPRTVGHSVVSPQDTVQRCRELFFPETAHEDTCHKVH